One window of the Tautonia marina genome contains the following:
- a CDS encoding DUF1559 family PulG-like putative transporter: protein MSDPQADQSGRKGLTVRGWMGRMVVIALVLAPITWLSRAVNLAREAARRSQCVGVLSQLGLALANYESAYGTLPPAVVPGPDGSLWHSWRVLVLPFIEGHAHYASYRFDEPWDGPNNRLLIDQMPSIFQCPTDQAKQGGSTRFTSVVALVGPGTCFPPDRAANTREFDGVRDRTVLLVELGGSEIPWTAPVDLELDTFRDQAARGEGSPHPNLRNVQYADFRVRKLSLPVEPDTLRRLCPPPTSTPQGLPAEGSVEG, encoded by the coding sequence GTGTCTGACCCGCAAGCCGATCAATCGGGCCGCAAGGGATTGACGGTTCGGGGCTGGATGGGACGGATGGTGGTGATCGCCCTGGTCCTGGCGCCGATCACCTGGCTGTCTCGAGCGGTGAACTTGGCACGAGAAGCGGCCAGGCGATCGCAATGCGTCGGGGTGCTCAGTCAATTAGGCCTGGCTCTGGCGAATTACGAGAGTGCGTACGGGACATTGCCTCCGGCCGTCGTGCCTGGCCCCGACGGGAGCCTCTGGCATAGCTGGCGGGTGCTCGTGCTGCCGTTCATAGAGGGGCATGCGCATTACGCTTCGTATCGGTTCGATGAACCGTGGGACGGGCCGAACAACCGCCTGCTCATCGACCAGATGCCGTCGATTTTCCAGTGCCCGACCGATCAGGCGAAGCAAGGCGGATCGACCCGATTTACGAGCGTCGTCGCCCTCGTCGGGCCGGGGACCTGCTTCCCGCCTGATCGGGCGGCGAACACGAGGGAATTCGACGGGGTGCGGGATCGAACCGTCCTGCTCGTCGAGCTGGGGGGGAGTGAGATTCCCTGGACGGCGCCGGTGGATCTGGAACTCGACACGTTCCGCGATCAGGCGGCTCGGGGGGAAGGTTCGCCCCACCCAAATCTCCGGAATGTGCAGTATGCCGACTTTCGCGTCAGAAAGCTCTCGCTTCCGGTCGAGCCAGACACGTTGCGGAGACTCTGTCCGCCCCCGACTTCGACTCCCCAGGGCTTGCCCGCCGAGGGATCAGTCGAGGGGTAG
- a CDS encoding SEC-C domain-containing protein translates to MAAVDPYSPCPCGSQEKYKWCCHKAEDWALRAERLIRSEQFDQALKVIDEGLRKAKGAFWLLMQKAIVHERRDEPEPAREAVNAILQAKPDHLGALAHRVQSTLMAEGPEPAAADLQAALTAMNPEDRPKFAGVFRMVGVMLVRSGSIPAGIAHLEIGSAADSEDDPIAQPALRSLMTDPGVSAWLKNPYDLMTTPPGLDPETHQRFEAALQAADEALWGQAAAGFETLSADGVAEADRNLGLCRLWMADDTGAIASFRRYSKFTGPTAEAVDLEALCQQIEPISDDDLIEHVRLTWPLNNRDGLIQALKDAEQKDKTVVSEGAGLIDPDDPEAEEVDAFTLLDRPRPEARPGMGPEEMARVVGRAILGQDSVMLEGFDVGKQFDDFREQFIAIAGANIPPAQPRTDVLEKVARVSLAMRTEWAVPEGLDPEEVRRIQREEQARVIREVWPETPLPGLGGRTPRQAIKDGNAQIPLRAAFCQLDAGRVNPSLDLPALRADLGIPGEPTPDPATVDIERTHLARLFRIPTAQLSDDRLWTLFLRSRSFGQHRALEQAAQALVNRPNLLNSRAPTERYAVFGDLANLTATRGDFAAALAWIEQARRDEPSAHRGPNAPRWDFLALRIRARNEPPEQWVPELAVVLDRYREDRAASQTVVSNLLDMGLMQMVPHPDQPDQVMLDSRPLMSLISRYGPRVTTASGALGVSASRPEIWTPGGPSSSGSGGVWTPDAPASSGQGGERKIILPGQ, encoded by the coding sequence ATGGCCGCGGTCGACCCTTATTCTCCCTGCCCGTGCGGAAGCCAGGAAAAGTACAAGTGGTGCTGCCACAAGGCTGAAGATTGGGCCTTGCGCGCCGAGCGCCTGATCCGCTCCGAGCAGTTCGACCAGGCCCTCAAGGTCATCGACGAGGGGCTCCGCAAGGCCAAGGGGGCCTTCTGGCTCCTCATGCAAAAGGCCATCGTTCACGAGCGGCGCGACGAGCCCGAACCGGCCCGGGAAGCGGTCAACGCCATCCTTCAGGCCAAACCCGATCACCTCGGCGCCCTGGCCCATCGGGTCCAATCGACTCTGATGGCCGAGGGTCCCGAACCGGCCGCGGCCGACCTCCAGGCCGCCCTCACGGCCATGAACCCGGAAGACCGCCCGAAGTTCGCCGGCGTCTTTCGCATGGTCGGCGTCATGCTCGTCCGATCCGGGAGCATTCCGGCGGGAATCGCCCACCTCGAAATCGGCAGCGCGGCCGATTCCGAGGACGACCCGATCGCCCAGCCCGCCCTGCGATCGTTGATGACCGATCCCGGCGTCTCGGCCTGGCTCAAGAATCCGTACGACCTGATGACCACCCCGCCGGGGCTCGATCCCGAGACGCACCAGCGGTTCGAGGCCGCGCTCCAGGCCGCCGATGAAGCCCTCTGGGGCCAGGCCGCCGCCGGGTTCGAGACCCTCTCGGCCGACGGCGTCGCCGAGGCCGACCGCAACCTCGGCCTCTGCCGCCTCTGGATGGCCGACGACACCGGCGCCATCGCCTCCTTCCGCCGCTACTCCAAGTTCACCGGCCCGACCGCCGAGGCCGTCGATCTGGAAGCCCTCTGCCAGCAGATCGAGCCGATCAGCGACGACGACCTCATCGAGCATGTCCGCCTGACCTGGCCCCTGAACAACCGCGACGGTCTGATCCAGGCCCTCAAGGACGCCGAGCAGAAGGACAAAACCGTCGTTTCCGAAGGCGCCGGCCTGATCGACCCGGATGATCCCGAGGCCGAGGAGGTTGACGCCTTTACCCTGCTCGACCGTCCTCGCCCCGAAGCTCGCCCCGGCATGGGCCCCGAGGAGATGGCCCGCGTCGTCGGCCGGGCGATCCTCGGGCAAGACAGCGTCATGCTCGAAGGCTTCGACGTCGGCAAGCAGTTCGATGATTTCCGCGAGCAGTTCATCGCCATTGCCGGAGCGAACATTCCTCCGGCGCAACCGCGGACCGACGTTCTGGAAAAGGTCGCCCGCGTCTCGCTGGCCATGCGCACCGAATGGGCCGTACCCGAAGGGCTCGACCCCGAAGAGGTCCGCCGCATTCAGCGCGAGGAACAGGCGCGGGTGATCCGCGAGGTCTGGCCCGAAACCCCCTTGCCTGGCCTCGGCGGGCGGACCCCTCGTCAGGCGATCAAGGACGGCAACGCCCAGATCCCCCTTCGGGCCGCCTTCTGTCAGCTCGACGCCGGGCGGGTCAATCCAAGCCTCGACCTGCCCGCCCTCCGGGCCGATCTGGGCATCCCCGGCGAGCCGACTCCCGACCCGGCCACGGTCGACATCGAGCGGACCCACCTGGCCCGACTCTTCCGTATCCCGACCGCCCAGCTTTCCGACGACCGCCTCTGGACCCTGTTCCTTCGCAGCCGGAGCTTCGGCCAGCATCGCGCCCTGGAACAAGCCGCCCAGGCCTTGGTCAACCGGCCGAACCTCCTCAATTCCAGGGCCCCCACCGAGCGTTATGCCGTCTTTGGCGATCTGGCCAACCTCACCGCGACTCGGGGCGACTTCGCCGCCGCCCTCGCCTGGATCGAACAGGCCCGCCGCGACGAGCCGAGTGCCCACCGCGGCCCCAACGCCCCCCGATGGGACTTCCTCGCCCTCCGCATCCGGGCGCGAAACGAACCCCCCGAGCAGTGGGTTCCCGAGCTGGCCGTCGTCCTCGACCGCTACCGCGAAGACCGCGCCGCCAGCCAGACGGTCGTTTCGAACCTGCTCGACATGGGCCTGATGCAGATGGTCCCCCACCCCGACCAGCCCGATCAGGTCATGCTCGACAGCCGACCGCTCATGTCCTTGATCTCCCGCTATGGCCCCCGCGTCACGACCGCCTCGGGAGCCCTCGGGGTCTCCGCCTCCCGGCCCGAGATCTGGACCCCCGGCGGACCCAGCAGTTCCGGTAGTGGTGGCGTCTGGACCCCGGACGCTCCCGCCTCGTCAGGGCAGGGGGGCGAACGCAAGATCATCCTGCCGGGTCAGTAA
- a CDS encoding glycosyltransferase family 9 protein, translating into MTKSPRQDDRAPSPVPVRRYRYSKWRWRVLVGTLDAVGGLAMRLWRIVRPIPTWSEPRRILVVQLDHLGDSVLSSPLFPRLKAHSPDAAIDVLASPSNRAVFEADPLVDRVILADRNWFERQPGRWALASAVWSIARMLRGKGYDLGIDVRGDVLSVLVLAMAGIPRRVGWAMGGGGFLLTDLADWVPGRHEVRSRLALLDAMALPRPEGEPDDASARVSVHVSDRDRSRVARLLADAWESPAPVPVRPAKRSVRRASAELVIVGSGPSNHLMDEDFPPDPDSEPPRFPLSLSVLSPSRRGEGCRRPGEGIRPPQHFNRPRSDEAPIEPSNGSEADWLHAGRFGASAPLLAVHLGAGTPAKRWPIEHWDALLTRFLRDGWRVLIVGGPDDAELAARLTPHDALRDWTGRLAVTETTALLERADLFLGSDSGPAHLAACAGVPSVVLFSGTNRVGQWRPWSRRSLVLRHDVPCNPCHRKVCPLADHPCMTGLTPDRVYQATRRWWSRLHRAESPHAPL; encoded by the coding sequence ATGACGAAGTCGCCCCGACAGGATGATCGGGCGCCGAGCCCCGTGCCGGTGCGTCGCTATCGCTACAGCAAGTGGCGCTGGCGCGTTTTGGTCGGCACGTTGGATGCCGTGGGAGGGCTCGCCATGCGCCTCTGGCGCATCGTGCGGCCGATCCCGACGTGGTCCGAACCACGGCGCATCCTGGTCGTGCAGCTCGACCATCTGGGAGACTCGGTCCTCTCCAGTCCCCTCTTTCCGAGGCTCAAGGCGCACTCTCCCGACGCGGCGATCGACGTGCTCGCCTCGCCGAGCAACCGGGCGGTCTTCGAGGCCGACCCGCTCGTCGATCGGGTCATCCTGGCCGATCGCAACTGGTTCGAGCGCCAGCCGGGCCGCTGGGCCCTGGCCTCGGCCGTCTGGTCGATTGCCCGGATGCTCCGGGGCAAGGGGTATGACCTTGGCATCGACGTCCGGGGCGACGTGCTGTCCGTTCTCGTCCTGGCGATGGCCGGCATCCCGCGCCGGGTCGGCTGGGCAATGGGAGGCGGCGGCTTCCTGCTGACCGACCTGGCCGATTGGGTCCCCGGTCGTCACGAGGTCCGCTCCCGACTGGCCCTGCTCGACGCGATGGCCCTCCCTCGGCCCGAAGGCGAGCCTGATGACGCCTCGGCCCGCGTCTCGGTCCACGTCTCCGACCGCGACCGCTCCCGGGTCGCCCGATTGCTCGCCGACGCCTGGGAATCGCCCGCTCCCGTCCCGGTTCGCCCCGCGAAACGATCCGTGCGCAGGGCCTCGGCCGAACTCGTCATCGTCGGTTCCGGCCCCTCGAACCACCTGATGGACGAGGACTTTCCCCCCGATCCGGACTCCGAACCCCCTCGTTTTCCTCTCTCCCTCTCAGTCCTCTCCCCCTCCCGCAGGGGAGAAGGTTGCCGAAGGCCGGGTGAGGGGATCCGCCCCCCCCAACACTTCAACCGGCCCCGCTCCGACGAAGCCCCGATTGAACCGTCCAACGGCTCCGAGGCCGATTGGCTGCACGCCGGGCGGTTCGGAGCGTCGGCGCCGTTACTTGCCGTGCATCTCGGCGCGGGGACACCGGCCAAGCGCTGGCCAATCGAGCACTGGGATGCCCTGCTTACCCGGTTCCTCCGCGACGGCTGGCGTGTGCTCATCGTCGGTGGCCCCGACGATGCCGAACTGGCCGCCCGGCTGACCCCTCATGATGCCCTCCGCGACTGGACCGGCCGCCTCGCCGTGACCGAAACGACCGCCCTTCTGGAACGGGCCGACCTGTTCCTCGGCTCCGACAGCGGCCCGGCCCACCTGGCCGCCTGTGCGGGAGTGCCCTCGGTCGTCCTGTTCAGCGGGACGAACCGGGTGGGCCAGTGGCGCCCCTGGTCGCGCCGGAGCCTCGTCCTGCGGCACGATGTCCCCTGCAACCCCTGCCACCGCAAGGTCTGCCCGCTGGCCGATCACCCCTGCATGACCGGCCTGACCCCCGACCGCGTCTACCAGGCCACCCGCCGCTGGTGGTCGCGCTTGCATCGCGCGGAGTCTCCCCATGCCCCGCTCTGA
- a CDS encoding class I SAM-dependent methyltransferase: MIAAPSPPQFEAEVASRFDALEARFKDDVAADDVRLDAILRHLGPIEGRRILDAGCGKGRFAARLEEHGARVLGLDPSAGMLRAAHRRGLPVARASARHLPFTNASVDAVVFVEVLEHIAPCSLEATLREAFRVLRPGGRIVIVDKNAASLDPIRPWLPAILVKRIDERRGRWMYPPGSRVRERWFWPGQMRRRLRRTGFSNIHSEALLDPSERRCVAFRTVPMTRRFVAWSATRSEGACGP; the protein is encoded by the coding sequence ATGATTGCAGCCCCATCCCCGCCCCAATTCGAAGCCGAGGTCGCCTCTCGCTTCGACGCCCTGGAGGCCCGCTTCAAGGATGACGTGGCCGCCGACGATGTCCGGCTCGACGCCATCCTCCGCCATCTCGGTCCGATCGAAGGACGCCGAATCCTCGACGCCGGGTGCGGCAAGGGCCGTTTCGCGGCTCGTCTCGAAGAACACGGTGCCCGGGTTCTCGGTCTCGACCCATCAGCCGGGATGCTCCGGGCAGCTCATCGCCGAGGGCTTCCGGTCGCCAGGGCATCGGCCAGGCATCTGCCATTCACAAACGCATCAGTTGATGCCGTGGTTTTCGTCGAAGTGCTCGAACACATCGCCCCCTGCTCCCTGGAAGCCACCCTTCGAGAAGCCTTCCGAGTGCTTCGTCCCGGCGGTCGGATCGTGATTGTCGACAAAAATGCCGCTTCACTCGATCCGATTCGTCCCTGGCTCCCCGCCATTCTCGTCAAGCGAATCGACGAGCGGCGCGGGCGATGGATGTACCCCCCGGGGTCCAGGGTCCGCGAGCGCTGGTTCTGGCCCGGCCAGATGCGCCGCCGGCTCCGTCGAACCGGATTTTCGAACATTCACTCCGAGGCGTTGCTTGATCCTTCTGAACGTCGATGCGTTGCCTTCCGAACCGTTCCGATGACCCGGCGCTTCGTCGCCTGGTCGGCCACTCGATCGGAGGGAGCGTGCGGGCCATGA
- a CDS encoding glycosyltransferase family 2 protein, with amino-acid sequence MAKRPRISALIIARDEAQNLPGCLASLGWADEVVVVVDAASRDETLAIARQRADRVIVRPFDDFASQRNAALNVATGDWVFAIDADERATPAVAAEIRGVVADPKAPHNGYRVPIRSEILGRPFSYSGTQDDRPLRLFRRGQGWWFGTVHETVSLRGSSGTLSQPLLHRTIPTMNVFLSKLNKYTSLEAIEFVRRGRPVRTFDWTIHPFWTFAKLYVGKRGYRDGAEGLVFCALSGVSVAVRHWKHRELVLQAEAQGRAA; translated from the coding sequence ATGGCGAAGCGACCTCGCATCTCGGCCCTGATCATCGCCCGAGACGAAGCCCAGAACCTGCCCGGCTGCCTCGCCTCGCTTGGCTGGGCCGACGAGGTCGTGGTGGTCGTCGACGCCGCCAGCCGCGACGAAACCCTCGCCATCGCCCGGCAACGGGCTGATCGGGTGATCGTTCGCCCGTTCGACGACTTCGCCTCCCAGCGCAACGCCGCCCTGAACGTTGCCACCGGCGATTGGGTCTTCGCCATCGACGCCGACGAACGTGCCACCCCGGCGGTTGCCGCCGAGATCCGTGGCGTCGTGGCCGATCCGAAGGCCCCTCACAACGGCTACCGCGTGCCGATTCGCAGCGAAATTCTCGGCCGCCCCTTCTCCTACTCTGGCACGCAGGACGACCGCCCCTTACGCCTCTTTCGGCGGGGTCAAGGCTGGTGGTTCGGCACCGTTCACGAAACGGTTTCCCTCCGAGGATCGAGCGGAACACTCTCCCAACCGCTGCTGCACCGCACCATCCCGACGATGAATGTCTTTCTCTCCAAACTCAACAAGTACACGTCCCTGGAAGCGATTGAATTTGTCCGTCGTGGCCGCCCGGTGCGCACGTTCGACTGGACCATCCACCCCTTCTGGACCTTCGCCAAGCTCTATGTCGGCAAGCGAGGCTATCGTGACGGCGCCGAAGGGCTGGTCTTCTGTGCCCTCTCGGGCGTGTCGGTCGCCGTCCGACACTGGAAGCACCGCGAACTTGTTCTCCAGGCCGAGGCTCAGGGGAGGGCGGCGTGA
- a CDS encoding CDP-alcohol phosphatidyltransferase family protein yields MPRSRTLPPLIIDARPRGPEGPMAGVPLLGRPVIAHLVDLASGVAAHPTLTVHARLEEHETLRGLLGQATPRNTGITFATGPPPEGAVILRTDRLYDPSRLRRVAKRGKDAESAVVWRLDSPHGLAGAEAELVRRRCYQPIGRFWSVGLAGVLVRVLAPTRVRPHALTVGSFLFMIAAAAMVAWGSLTPWLRWSTAGALAVALVLDGADGRLARRQGTASPLGRWLDTTLDESGEMILHAAIAFAAFSRTGWAGWLAVGMVFAMGKYLFTLSNDEWNRAVGSRDGNTTLAREPLDAQPQPLSPTWWARKLGHADIRWHLWIVAAAAGRLEWALAAYAAYFPTRALAGAIRKVGPTWRSDLASRP; encoded by the coding sequence ATGCCACGATCCCGGACCCTGCCACCACTGATCATCGACGCCCGGCCCCGAGGGCCAGAGGGGCCGATGGCCGGTGTCCCCTTGCTCGGCCGGCCGGTGATCGCCCATCTGGTCGATCTCGCCTCGGGGGTCGCAGCCCATCCCACGCTCACCGTCCATGCCCGGCTTGAGGAACACGAGACCCTCCGCGGCCTTCTCGGCCAGGCAACTCCGAGGAACACCGGCATCACCTTCGCCACCGGCCCGCCACCGGAAGGGGCCGTGATCCTCCGGACCGACCGGCTTTACGACCCCTCGCGCCTCCGTCGCGTCGCCAAACGCGGGAAGGACGCCGAGTCGGCCGTGGTCTGGCGGCTCGACTCGCCGCACGGGTTGGCCGGAGCCGAGGCCGAGCTGGTCCGTCGCCGCTGCTATCAACCGATCGGCCGCTTCTGGTCGGTCGGCCTGGCCGGAGTCCTCGTCCGGGTGCTGGCTCCGACTCGGGTCCGGCCCCACGCGCTGACGGTCGGATCATTCCTGTTCATGATTGCCGCCGCGGCGATGGTCGCCTGGGGATCGCTCACCCCCTGGCTCCGCTGGTCCACGGCCGGAGCCCTGGCCGTTGCGCTCGTGCTCGACGGCGCAGACGGTCGCCTCGCCCGACGCCAGGGGACCGCCTCGCCGCTCGGCCGCTGGCTCGACACCACGCTCGACGAAAGTGGCGAAATGATTCTTCATGCCGCCATCGCCTTCGCCGCCTTCTCCCGGACCGGATGGGCCGGCTGGTTGGCCGTAGGCATGGTCTTCGCGATGGGAAAATATCTGTTCACGCTCAGCAACGACGAATGGAACCGTGCGGTCGGTTCCCGAGACGGCAACACCACGCTGGCCCGCGAGCCGCTCGACGCCCAGCCCCAACCCCTGAGCCCCACCTGGTGGGCTCGCAAGCTCGGCCATGCCGACATCCGCTGGCACCTCTGGATCGTCGCCGCCGCGGCCGGTCGCCTGGAATGGGCCCTGGCTGCGTATGCCGCGTATTTTCCCACCCGTGCCCTTGCCGGCGCGATTCGAAAGGTAGGACCGACATGGCGAAGCGACCTCGCATCTCGGCCCTGA
- a CDS encoding glycosyltransferase, producing MTPPEGPVNTLADRRSLSQVSSMDWLRHRSLGPMEAGAVLLHAPGHAFQAPGGGEVQLARTARHLEDLGVLVRPMNPWADRLEQGRLLHLFGMSREGLDLAKIAQSRGVPVVLSPICWFEPSALVALAGSRLKAAQDLAAWGLRRAFPRVPGWRRELLQHSDAVLPNSEAEGEQLARLFGLDRRKIRVVPNGVEPTVLGADPGPFRALVGQDEFVLYAGRIEPRKNVLGLVKACADARLRLVVVGDPVPGHEAYAEQCRGVPLASVSWLPRMDADAPLLASAFAAARVFALPSWFETPGLAALEAALAGCAVVITPLGCTHEYFGNWAFYARPDKIKEISGALQRAWKAGRGGTELAEVVHRRYLWATVARRTAEVYDEVAPTG from the coding sequence ATGACACCGCCCGAAGGCCCTGTAAACACCCTGGCCGATCGCCGGAGCCTCTCACAGGTCTCGTCGATGGACTGGCTCCGGCATCGCTCGCTCGGCCCGATGGAAGCCGGGGCGGTCCTCCTGCACGCTCCCGGCCACGCCTTTCAAGCCCCCGGCGGTGGAGAGGTCCAACTGGCAAGAACGGCCAGGCACCTAGAGGACCTGGGCGTTCTCGTCCGGCCCATGAACCCCTGGGCCGATCGCCTGGAGCAGGGGAGGTTGCTGCATCTTTTCGGCATGAGCCGCGAAGGGCTGGACTTGGCGAAGATCGCCCAATCGCGAGGAGTCCCCGTCGTCCTCTCGCCGATCTGCTGGTTCGAGCCCTCGGCCCTGGTTGCCCTGGCCGGGAGTCGCCTCAAGGCGGCACAGGACCTGGCGGCGTGGGGGCTGAGGCGGGCCTTCCCCCGAGTGCCGGGCTGGCGAAGAGAACTCCTCCAGCACTCGGATGCCGTTCTCCCGAACTCCGAGGCCGAAGGTGAGCAACTGGCCCGCCTGTTCGGGCTCGACCGGCGGAAGATCCGGGTCGTGCCCAACGGCGTGGAACCAACCGTGCTCGGGGCCGATCCGGGACCGTTCCGGGCCCTCGTCGGGCAAGACGAATTCGTTCTCTACGCCGGGCGCATCGAGCCGAGAAAAAACGTCCTGGGGCTGGTCAAGGCATGCGCCGATGCCCGCTTGCGCCTGGTCGTCGTGGGCGATCCAGTGCCGGGCCACGAAGCTTACGCCGAGCAGTGCAGGGGGGTGCCCCTGGCCTCGGTGTCCTGGTTGCCGAGAATGGATGCAGACGCCCCCTTGCTCGCCTCGGCCTTCGCGGCGGCCCGCGTGTTCGCGCTGCCGAGTTGGTTCGAGACCCCCGGCCTGGCCGCGCTCGAAGCCGCCCTGGCCGGGTGCGCGGTGGTCATCACCCCCTTGGGTTGCACCCACGAATATTTCGGAAACTGGGCGTTCTATGCTCGACCAGACAAGATCAAGGAGATTTCCGGGGCCTTGCAACGGGCGTGGAAGGCCGGTCGGGGCGGAACTGAGCTTGCCGAAGTTGTCCATCGGCGGTACCTCTGGGCAACCGTGGCCCGAAGGACGGCGGAGGTTTATGACGAAGTCGCCCCGACAGGATGA